The proteins below come from a single Miscanthus floridulus cultivar M001 chromosome 1, ASM1932011v1, whole genome shotgun sequence genomic window:
- the LOC136472229 gene encoding putative E3 ubiquitin-protein ligase SINA-like 6: MEPKGETKLDGVTMAMGALDCPICYEPLVPPIYQCGVGHLICNSCCIRLNKCPLCPRSAFERCFGMERVVESIEVPCCFAENGCTKKITYFNKKKHEKACRHGPCFCPEPGCGFSGPAATLPDHFTDCHMWPNTAFKYYTQFGLRLQPGPHVLRAQDGTVFLMNVVAAEPLGHAISLVCVRPATGSSPFGCSLVFSCFTGHHQISTLDPVRCSTLADGLPKDGFCIVPKASGGIHDVVLKTNIYEVRRYDIELGDEDESYDEEL; this comes from the exons ATGGAGCCAAAAGGGGAAACTAAGTTGGATGGAGTGACAATGGCAATGGGTGCCTTGGACTGCCCCATCTGCTATGAGCCCCTTGTGCCTCCCATTTACCAG TGTGGTGTGGGGCACCTGATCTGCAATTCATGCTGCATCAGGCTCAACAAATGCCCCCTATGCCCAAGGTCTGCCTTCGAGCGCTGCTTTGGCATGGAGCGCGTTGTTGAATCCATTGAGGTTCCTTGTTGCTTCGCCGAGAACGGATGCACCAAGAAGATCACCTACTTCAACAAGAAAAAGCACGAGAAGGCGTGCCGACACGGGCCATGCTTCTGCCCGGAGCCTGGCTGTGGCTTCTCAGGGCCGGCGGCGACGCTGCCAGACCATTTCACCGACTGCCACATGTGGCCAAATACGGCGTTCAAGTACTACACGCAGTTCGGCCTCCGCCTCCAGCCGGGCCCGCACGTCCTCCGTGCCCAGGATGGCACCGTCTTCCTCATGAACGTGGTGGCAGCGGAACCCCTCGGGCACGCCATCTCCCTCGTCTGTGTCCGGCCGGCCACGGGCTCCTCCCCGTTCGGGTGCTCTTTGGTGTTCTCGTGCTTCACAGGCCACCACCAGATCTCGACGCTGGACCCCGTGAGGTGCTCGACGCTGGCTGATGGTCTGCCAAAGGACGGCTTCTGCATCGTGCCCAAGGCATCTGGAGGCATCCATGATGTCGTGCTCAAGACCAACATATATGAAGTGCGGAGGTATGATATCGAGCTGGGGGACGAGGACGAGAGCTACGACGAGGAACTCTGA